From Lewinellaceae bacterium:
TATCCTCATTCTTCGCGCCTTGCCTGGCACAAAAATTACTGCCCCATAATTGAACACTTTATTCTTTCCTCGTGCCTGAGGCGAATTGCTCCTCAATTTCACTACCAAACCTCCCTTTCTATCCACGGCACCGCCACCCGGCAAATAGTCCGGTGGGTAGCATTTATTTCTTCAATGCTCACGTTATCCAGCATCTTCAGACGGAGCCGGATGGTTTCGATGTTGACCAGCCGGTCTTTATCGCCGAGTAATACCAGCACGGGCACCTGCGCCTGCTGAATCAGGCGATGTGTTTTTTTCCCGCTCAGCCGAAAATGGCTCAACGCCAGCCAGGTGTGCAGCAGCCGTTTCCGGGTGCCTTCTTCTGATAGGTGTACGCGAAGATACTGCAGGAGAAAGCGGTCGATGAGGCGGGCGCAGCGCAGAGCCTTCGCCAGAGACAGCAGCCAGCCCGGGCGGGAAAGCAAAGGAATAAAACGCCTGCGCCATCCTGGCGGCAGCCATTCCACCAGATACAGCCAGCGGGTCTGCAGGCCGTCGGGGGCGAGCAAACAGAGCCTTTGAACCCGGTTGCTGAAAAAGGGCAACAGGTGCAGCCACAAGCGGGCGCCGA
This genomic window contains:
- a CDS encoding alpha/beta fold hydrolase, with the protein product MQTSTLHTPSGEVAFRKYGSGPRLLIAFHGFSEDGAAFAELGKALSGSSTLYAVDLPFHGGTLWKETDYRPAQLAAIVEALLEREGGRPFEAVGHSLGARLWLHLLPFFSNRVQRLCLLAPDGLQTRWLYLVEWLPPGWRRRFIPLLSRPGWLLSLAKALRCARLIDRFLLQYLRVHLSEEGTRKRLLHTWLALSHFRLSGKKTHRLIQQAQVPVLVLLGDKDRLVNIETIRLRLKMLDNVSIEEINATHRTICRVAVPWIEREVW